Proteins co-encoded in one Streptomyces sp. NBC_01283 genomic window:
- a CDS encoding GNAT family N-acetyltransferase, protein MTDTVIRALDESDAHLFDAHPDPLNARAAHQRTTHRPHWKRVALRDGAVVARGAWWGGPDDEEPVNLNWFDVAEGEIGAGAELLRSAPWQVELEINLPGDWREHPALAAAAETRFAAARAADYELLVERFLYRWTPERGLPERPGRLVFGPEPDDAVFFDAVRRIHAATLDAHALKAIEEGGLDQAAREELEFFHWCPSPREWWQLARTPEGELAGIHIPAHNPSGPTIGFIGVLPEHRGHGYAYDLLAECTHFLVEQGAEAVTGATDRGNFPMAAHFTKVGFPVVRERINFHPVVRTVSNTR, encoded by the coding sequence ATGACCGATACGGTCATCCGCGCGCTCGACGAGAGCGACGCCCATCTGTTCGACGCACACCCCGACCCGCTGAACGCTCGTGCCGCGCACCAGCGGACCACGCACCGCCCCCACTGGAAGCGGGTGGCTCTGCGCGACGGCGCCGTCGTCGCCCGCGGCGCCTGGTGGGGCGGTCCCGATGACGAGGAACCCGTAAACCTCAACTGGTTCGACGTCGCCGAGGGCGAGATCGGGGCGGGGGCCGAACTCCTGCGCTCCGCCCCGTGGCAGGTCGAACTAGAGATCAACCTGCCCGGCGACTGGCGCGAGCACCCCGCTCTGGCCGCAGCCGCCGAGACGCGCTTCGCCGCCGCCCGGGCCGCCGACTACGAGCTCCTGGTGGAACGCTTCCTGTACCGCTGGACCCCGGAACGCGGGCTGCCCGAGCGGCCCGGACGCCTCGTCTTCGGCCCTGAGCCCGACGACGCGGTCTTCTTCGACGCGGTGCGCCGCATCCACGCGGCCACGCTGGACGCCCACGCGCTGAAGGCCATCGAGGAGGGCGGTCTTGACCAGGCAGCGCGGGAAGAACTGGAATTCTTCCACTGGTGCCCGTCCCCGCGGGAATGGTGGCAGCTCGCCCGCACCCCGGAAGGCGAACTGGCCGGCATCCACATCCCGGCGCACAACCCCTCCGGACCGACCATCGGTTTCATCGGCGTCCTGCCGGAGCACCGCGGCCACGGTTACGCCTACGACCTCCTCGCCGAGTGCACCCACTTCCTGGTGGAACAGGGCGCGGAGGCCGTCACCGGCGCCACGGACCGGGGCAACTTCCCCATGGCCGCGCACTTCACCAAGGTCGGCTTCCCCGTGGTGCGTGAACGGATCAACTTCCACCCCGTCGTCCGGACCGTCTCCAATACCCGCTGA
- a CDS encoding TetR/AcrR family transcriptional regulator, translating into MTPAGRRILAAAEELFYHRGITAVGVDLIAERSGVTKRTLYNQFGSKDHLVAAYLTGRDQRWRSLVRAAVDASETPAEAVTAPFEALRTWSRTNTRGCAFINALAELPDPSHPAHRIAAHQKLWLLNLFKDLAATAGCPRPAALATQLLVLHEGAVATQPLPIDCLAEGTDLARSLVQASTPPRH; encoded by the coding sequence GTGACGCCGGCCGGCCGCCGCATCCTGGCGGCCGCGGAGGAGCTGTTCTACCACCGCGGAATCACAGCGGTCGGCGTGGACCTGATTGCCGAGCGCTCGGGAGTGACCAAGCGGACCCTGTACAACCAGTTCGGTTCCAAGGACCATCTCGTGGCGGCCTACCTCACGGGCCGCGACCAGCGCTGGCGCTCGCTCGTCCGTGCTGCCGTCGACGCCAGCGAGACTCCCGCCGAGGCTGTCACCGCCCCCTTCGAGGCACTGCGGACCTGGAGCAGGACCAACACCCGCGGATGCGCTTTCATCAACGCCCTGGCCGAGCTCCCGGACCCCTCGCACCCCGCCCACCGCATCGCCGCGCACCAGAAGCTCTGGCTGCTGAACCTGTTCAAGGACCTCGCCGCCACAGCCGGCTGCCCGCGCCCGGCCGCCCTCGCCACCCAGCTCCTCGTGCTGCACGAGGGTGCTGTCGCCACTCAGCCCCTCCCGATCGACTGCCTCGCGGAGGGTACTGACCTGGCACGATCCCTGGTTCAGGCCAGCACGCCGCCCCGCCACTAG
- a CDS encoding zinc-binding dehydrogenase: MNASQVMRAVRITGHGGPEVLELAEVAVPTPEAGEVLVRVGAVALNNTDLWTREGAYGRPGDPGAKSGWRGPVGFPRIQGADVAGRVVAVGTGVEQSLVGRRVVVDPAIYDSEGPDANPVGLMGSERDGGYAEYVTAPAERVHDVTESPLTDDQLASLPTAYGTALGMIERGRLRKGETGLVSGASGGVGLALVQLARARGATVLAISSGPKIDAVREAGAHAVIDRAGDIAEQIRAAAPDGIDVALDVVAGELVGEGLPLLREGGRWVIAGALGGYDVTFDVRRLYLHNAQVIGSAMHTPTHFGLLMDLARRAEVQPVIAAAFPLEQAAEAQEELSRREHVGKIVMHP; this comes from the coding sequence ATGAATGCGTCCCAGGTCATGCGAGCGGTGCGTATCACCGGGCACGGCGGGCCGGAGGTTCTGGAGCTGGCGGAGGTCGCCGTCCCCACTCCCGAGGCGGGAGAGGTACTGGTCCGAGTCGGTGCGGTGGCCCTCAACAACACCGACCTGTGGACCCGGGAGGGTGCCTATGGCCGGCCGGGAGACCCGGGGGCCAAGTCGGGCTGGCGCGGCCCGGTCGGCTTCCCGCGTATCCAGGGCGCCGATGTGGCCGGCCGCGTGGTGGCCGTCGGGACCGGAGTGGAGCAGAGCCTTGTCGGGCGCCGGGTGGTCGTCGATCCCGCGATCTACGACTCGGAGGGGCCGGACGCCAACCCGGTGGGTCTGATGGGGAGCGAACGCGACGGTGGATACGCCGAGTACGTGACAGCGCCGGCAGAGCGCGTCCATGATGTGACGGAATCCCCGCTCACCGACGACCAGCTCGCCTCGTTGCCCACCGCCTACGGCACGGCGCTGGGCATGATCGAGCGAGGCCGGCTGCGAAAGGGGGAAACCGGCCTGGTCTCGGGCGCGTCCGGCGGCGTCGGCCTGGCGCTGGTGCAGCTCGCCCGTGCGCGCGGCGCAACGGTGCTCGCCATCAGCAGCGGACCCAAGATCGATGCGGTGCGGGAGGCAGGCGCACACGCAGTCATCGACCGCGCAGGAGACATCGCCGAGCAGATCCGCGCCGCCGCCCCGGACGGTATCGACGTCGCACTCGACGTCGTGGCCGGCGAGTTGGTCGGTGAAGGGCTGCCGCTGCTGCGCGAAGGGGGCCGGTGGGTCATCGCCGGCGCACTCGGCGGCTACGACGTGACCTTTGACGTGCGCCGTCTCTACCTGCACAACGCCCAGGTCATCGGGTCCGCGATGCACACGCCCACACACTTCGGCCTCCTCATGGACCTGGCCCGCCGGGCGGAGGTTCAGCCCGTCATCGCCGCAGCCTTCCCCCTGGAGCAGGCCGCTGAGGCGCAGGAAGAACTCTCCCGCAGGGAGCACGTGGGAAAGATCGTCATGCACCCCTGA
- a CDS encoding aldo/keto reductase — protein MRHRTLGSQGLEVSAIGYSAMGLTMAYGPTDEAAGIAALRRAYEMGVTFFDTAEMYGWGTGSNEILVGRAVRDFRDEVVLATKFGVDMSGPAEQIGGALDSRPDTIRKVADNSLRYLGVEHIDVFYQHRVDPEVPIEDVAGTVKELIEAGKVKYFGLSEAGPETIRRAHAVQPVSVLQTEYSLFERDVEQLFPVLKGLGIGFVAYSPLGRGFITGTAKPAGQYGATDLRNTDPRWQPGNFERNVEAVDRLAGLAASRSCTVSQLALAWLLTRGEHIVPIPGTRSPQRIEENAGAAGLTLTAADLHAIDEILPQGGFGARYTEGHVPTWT, from the coding sequence ATGCGGCACCGGACACTGGGAAGTCAGGGCCTTGAGGTCTCGGCGATCGGATACAGCGCGATGGGCCTGACGATGGCCTACGGACCCACCGACGAGGCGGCCGGCATCGCCGCGCTGCGCCGCGCGTACGAGATGGGTGTCACCTTCTTCGACACCGCGGAGATGTACGGCTGGGGCACCGGATCCAACGAGATCCTGGTCGGCAGGGCGGTCAGGGACTTTCGCGACGAGGTGGTCCTGGCCACCAAGTTCGGCGTCGACATGTCCGGGCCTGCGGAACAGATCGGCGGTGCTCTCGACAGCCGGCCCGACACCATCCGCAAGGTCGCCGACAACAGCCTGCGCTACCTCGGCGTGGAGCACATCGACGTCTTCTACCAGCACCGTGTGGACCCCGAGGTGCCCATCGAGGACGTCGCGGGCACCGTCAAGGAACTGATCGAGGCGGGCAAGGTGAAGTACTTCGGCCTCAGCGAGGCCGGACCCGAGACGATCCGCAGGGCGCACGCCGTGCAGCCGGTCTCCGTCCTGCAGACCGAGTACTCCCTGTTCGAACGGGACGTCGAGCAGCTCTTCCCCGTCCTGAAAGGACTCGGCATCGGCTTCGTCGCCTACTCGCCCCTGGGCCGCGGGTTCATCACCGGCACCGCAAAGCCCGCCGGTCAGTACGGGGCCACCGACCTGCGCAACACCGACCCGCGCTGGCAGCCGGGCAACTTCGAGAGGAACGTCGAAGCCGTCGACCGGCTCGCCGGGCTCGCGGCGTCCAGGAGTTGCACCGTCTCCCAGCTCGCCCTGGCCTGGCTCCTGACCCGGGGCGAGCACATCGTGCCCATCCCCGGCACCCGCAGCCCCCAGCGCATCGAGGAAAACGCCGGCGCCGCCGGCCTCACCCTCACCGCCGCCGACCTCCATGCCATCGACGAGATCCTGCCCCAGGGCGGCTTCGGCGCCCGCTACACCGAGGGGCACGTGCCCACCTGGACCTGA
- a CDS encoding flavodoxin family protein — translation MSDISIVIASHSGYGHTAQIAAAVADGVRSIAGTHVQRVDVAALSDADWEAMDAADAIIFGTPTYMGSASGAFHAFAEASSKRWMTRVWSDKLAAGFTNSGSMSGDKMHTLQYLALLAAQHGMLWVSLGLLPGWNTTTSSPQDDNRLGFYLGAGAQSFNDTPAVHEADLNTARHLGRRVAEHTRVHRAGLMATAH, via the coding sequence GTGTCCGACATATCGATCGTCATCGCGTCGCATTCCGGCTACGGCCACACCGCGCAGATCGCCGCGGCCGTGGCTGATGGCGTGCGCTCCATCGCCGGGACGCACGTCCAGCGCGTGGATGTCGCCGCCCTCAGCGACGCGGACTGGGAAGCGATGGACGCCGCAGACGCCATCATCTTCGGTACTCCCACCTACATGGGCAGCGCGTCGGGGGCGTTCCACGCCTTCGCCGAGGCCAGCAGCAAGCGGTGGATGACCCGTGTCTGGAGCGACAAGCTCGCGGCGGGGTTCACCAACTCCGGTTCCATGAGCGGCGACAAGATGCACACGCTGCAGTACCTGGCGCTCTTGGCGGCCCAGCACGGGATGCTCTGGGTGAGCCTGGGCCTCCTGCCGGGCTGGAACACCACCACCTCCAGCCCCCAGGACGACAACCGCCTGGGCTTCTACCTCGGTGCCGGTGCGCAGAGCTTCAACGACACCCCCGCCGTCCACGAGGCGGACCTGAACACCGCCCGCCATCTTGGCCGGCGCGTCGCCGAGCACACCCGCGTCCACCGCGCCGGACTGATGGCGACAGCGCACTGA
- a CDS encoding TetR/AcrR family transcriptional regulator encodes MDEGRRPARRQVLQVAAQLLEEGGSQALSTRAVAAAAGITAPALYRMFDDKDGLLAELAAYGFEMYLAEKREALALTPDDPVADLYRGWDLHVDFGVQHPAFYMLMYGTVQPGRRPPAADEAHALLVKLLRRTAEAGRLRIPVAQATRIIHAATTGATLALIGEAPPERDLTTSARLRDTVIASLTTNPPTPPGPDLASRALALDAALETTPPATDTALPLRDTETALLREWLQQLAS; translated from the coding sequence ATGGATGAAGGACGACGCCCCGCGCGACGCCAGGTACTGCAGGTGGCCGCCCAGCTGCTGGAGGAGGGTGGCAGCCAAGCGCTCTCCACGCGCGCCGTCGCCGCAGCCGCGGGCATCACGGCCCCCGCGCTCTACCGGATGTTCGACGACAAGGACGGACTCCTGGCCGAGCTGGCCGCCTACGGATTCGAGATGTACCTGGCCGAGAAACGCGAGGCTCTGGCACTGACCCCCGACGACCCGGTGGCCGACCTCTACCGCGGCTGGGACCTGCACGTCGACTTCGGGGTGCAGCACCCCGCGTTCTACATGCTCATGTACGGCACGGTGCAGCCCGGACGGCGCCCCCCGGCCGCCGACGAAGCGCACGCCCTGCTGGTGAAACTGCTGCGCCGGACGGCCGAGGCCGGGCGCCTGCGGATCCCCGTCGCGCAGGCCACCCGCATCATCCACGCGGCAACCACCGGCGCCACCCTGGCACTGATCGGCGAAGCGCCCCCCGAACGGGACCTGACCACATCCGCACGGCTGCGGGACACCGTCATCGCCTCCCTCACCACCAACCCGCCCACCCCACCCGGGCCGGACCTGGCCTCACGCGCACTCGCCCTCGATGCCGCACTCGAAACCACACCCCCGGCCACAGACACCGCGCTACCCCTGCGCGACACCGAAACAGCCCTGCTGCGCGAATGGCTCCAGCAACTGGCAAGCTGA
- a CDS encoding PP2C family protein-serine/threonine phosphatase, whose product MTAAVSVTATILVVDDHEPNRFAMGSVLRRAGHRVLEAGSGPQALAVLHEADPLPELAILDVRLPGVSGFELAQEMRADPKLPHIPVIHVSAEANDPGDRIRGLEAGAIAYLASPVAPEELLATVDSVLLAQREAKTAREERRFAFDLQHAFLPRAEKLAALEAIDLAVGYVPAMERAQLGGDFYAAFAVDSGVLLAVGDVAGHSLAAATVMVELRHVLRAYALEGHEPHHILRLMDRLLVHFHPDITATMCLVVLDARSGAMDIANAGHLPPLVISPGGQARYLPVHGPLLGLNLPHKPAAQARLEDGQVLLMVTDGLIERPRVDLAVSLEDLRRRAAHAPCTPNTLRDALLQHYSRDTEDDIALLAVRRQPPEAT is encoded by the coding sequence GTGACCGCAGCGGTGTCCGTAACAGCCACGATCCTGGTCGTCGACGACCACGAGCCGAACCGCTTCGCCATGGGCAGTGTGCTGCGCCGGGCGGGCCACCGAGTGCTGGAGGCCGGCTCGGGCCCTCAGGCGCTGGCCGTTTTGCACGAGGCCGATCCCCTGCCGGAACTGGCCATCCTTGATGTGCGGCTGCCCGGTGTGAGCGGGTTCGAACTCGCCCAAGAGATGAGGGCCGACCCCAAACTTCCACACATCCCGGTTATCCACGTCTCCGCGGAAGCCAACGATCCAGGCGACCGCATCCGCGGCCTGGAAGCGGGCGCTATCGCCTATCTGGCCTCCCCAGTCGCCCCCGAGGAGCTGCTGGCCACGGTCGATTCCGTGTTGCTCGCGCAGCGCGAGGCAAAGACGGCCCGGGAGGAGCGCCGTTTCGCCTTCGACCTGCAGCACGCCTTCCTTCCCCGGGCGGAGAAGCTGGCCGCACTGGAGGCCATCGACCTCGCCGTCGGTTACGTACCGGCGATGGAGCGCGCGCAGCTTGGCGGGGACTTCTACGCGGCCTTCGCCGTGGACAGCGGGGTGCTGCTGGCCGTGGGCGACGTGGCCGGGCATTCTCTGGCCGCAGCCACGGTCATGGTCGAGCTGCGTCACGTCCTGCGGGCCTACGCCCTCGAAGGCCACGAGCCGCACCACATCCTGCGGTTGATGGACCGCCTTCTCGTGCATTTCCATCCCGACATCACCGCGACCATGTGCCTGGTCGTCCTCGACGCGCGCTCCGGCGCCATGGACATCGCCAACGCCGGGCACCTGCCGCCGCTGGTCATCTCACCCGGCGGGCAGGCGCGCTACCTGCCCGTCCATGGCCCGCTGCTGGGTTTGAACCTGCCGCACAAACCCGCCGCGCAAGCCCGTCTCGAGGACGGTCAGGTGCTGCTGATGGTCACCGACGGCCTGATCGAACGGCCCCGCGTCGACCTCGCCGTCTCCTTGGAAGACCTCCGCCGGCGGGCCGCACACGCCCCCTGCACCCCCAACACCCTGCGCGATGCCCTGCTGCAGCACTACAGCAGGGACACCGAAGACGACATCGCCCTGCTCGCCGTGCGCCGACAACCGCCCGAAGCCACCTGA
- a CDS encoding cupin domain-containing protein: MSESSWTDWDDPRDGLLSFTSTIGDGTTPSDTLTAGLTKVPSGGWLGLHSHEATEVYHVLLGDGIVHLEGQEEHVGPGSMVFIPSGCVHGVRNTGDSDLEFFYVYAADSAMDERTRYTYPVDPAPDA; encoded by the coding sequence GTGTCGGAGAGTTCGTGGACTGACTGGGACGATCCTCGTGATGGCCTGCTGTCGTTCACCTCGACCATCGGTGACGGCACGACTCCGTCGGACACGCTGACGGCGGGACTGACGAAAGTGCCGTCGGGAGGATGGCTCGGGCTGCACAGCCACGAGGCCACCGAGGTCTATCACGTACTGCTCGGAGATGGCATTGTGCACCTTGAGGGGCAAGAGGAGCACGTTGGGCCAGGAAGTATGGTCTTCATTCCATCTGGATGTGTTCATGGAGTCCGCAACACCGGCGACAGCGACCTGGAGTTCTTCTACGTGTACGCGGCAGACTCGGCAATGGATGAGCGAACGCGGTACACCTACCCGGTTGATCCCGCCCCCGACGCGTGA